A window of Synechococcus sp. MEDNS5 contains these coding sequences:
- a CDS encoding DUF2157 domain-containing protein: MDPSKSLSDQLRRWLQAELIDADMAEAIQRWEDSQLNQSKHSSVRHLTVPIRLTILLGSLLLAAGLLLFVSAHWDQMPPLWRVSLLLFIVIALHAGGAWFSERFQLMALGLHAVGTMAFGAGVFLCAQIFHLDVLWSFRWGLLLWSFGAAAGWMLLRQWPQLALLSLLLPGWISALIIVEVDRFSSSEADWAVVPIAAGALLTALTYFTAPDRTPLTPARSVLMWIGGLALVPAAVTWAVVATGMDLPALGQPLWLSLLVWVVTLGGPVILGWWLRPHRFWPLALAAIWMVLDLVIQVQGFSVLSFAWWGVGSVGLMLWGSTEARAERVNIGIVLLATTLIGFYFTEVIGRFDRSLSLLGLGMFFLVGGWGLNRLRQALLPNLPPNPPS, translated from the coding sequence ATGGATCCTTCCAAATCGTTAAGTGATCAGCTGCGCCGGTGGTTGCAAGCTGAGCTGATCGATGCCGATATGGCCGAAGCGATTCAGCGATGGGAAGACTCCCAGCTCAATCAGTCAAAGCATTCATCGGTGCGTCATTTGACTGTGCCAATTCGTTTAACGATTCTGCTGGGTTCACTGCTGTTGGCTGCTGGCTTACTGCTTTTCGTCTCAGCTCACTGGGATCAGATGCCACCGTTGTGGCGCGTGAGCCTGCTTCTGTTCATCGTGATCGCTCTTCACGCTGGTGGTGCTTGGTTTTCTGAGCGTTTTCAGCTGATGGCACTTGGCTTGCACGCAGTTGGCACGATGGCTTTTGGTGCGGGAGTGTTTCTCTGCGCTCAGATTTTCCACCTCGATGTCCTCTGGTCGTTCCGTTGGGGCCTACTGCTCTGGTCCTTTGGAGCCGCAGCCGGGTGGATGTTGTTGCGGCAGTGGCCCCAATTGGCCTTACTTTCACTGCTTCTGCCTGGATGGATCAGCGCACTGATCATCGTCGAAGTGGATCGGTTTTCGAGCTCTGAAGCGGACTGGGCCGTCGTTCCAATTGCTGCTGGTGCACTTCTGACTGCTTTGACATATTTCACAGCACCTGATCGAACGCCATTGACCCCCGCTCGCTCGGTGTTGATGTGGATAGGTGGTCTTGCTCTGGTGCCGGCAGCAGTGACTTGGGCTGTAGTGGCGACGGGTATGGATTTACCTGCTTTGGGACAGCCGCTTTGGTTGTCATTGCTGGTCTGGGTCGTGACGCTGGGTGGGCCGGTCATCCTTGGTTGGTGGCTACGACCCCATCGCTTTTGGCCCCTGGCTCTTGCAGCGATCTGGATGGTCCTCGATCTTGTGATCCAGGTTCAAGGATTCAGTGTGCTGAGTTTTGCTTGGTGGGGGGTCGGGTCTGTGGGCTTGATGCTTTGGGGAAGTACTGAGGCCCGAGCAGAGCGGGTGAACATCGGCATCGTTCTGCTCGCTACCACGCTGATTGGCTTCTATTTCACTGAGGTGATCGGTCGTTTTGATCGCTCACTCTCCCTTTTGGGGCTTGGCATGTTCTTTTTAGTTGGTGGATGGGGCTTAAACAGATTGCGACAAGCTCTGCTTCCCAATCTTCCTCCCAATCCTCC